Proteins encoded in a region of the Natator depressus isolate rNatDep1 chromosome 25, rNatDep2.hap1, whole genome shotgun sequence genome:
- the PGPEP1 gene encoding pyroglutamyl-peptidase 1 isoform X2 — translation MISTGNEEQKIWFGPFGEHAVNASWIAVQELEKLGLGDGVDLYVYEIPVEYQTVQRLIPALWKKHSPQLVVHVGVSGMATTVTLEKCGHNVGYKGLDNCRFCPGSQCCVEGGPECIDSIIDMDAVCKRVSTLGLDVTVTISKDAGRYLCDFTYYTSLYQSHGRSAFVHVPPLGKPYTAEQLGRALQAIIEEMLDVLEHSEGKINCRHEH, via the exons ATGATTTCAACTGGGAACGAAGAACAGAAAATTT GGTTTGGCCCATTTGGAGAACATGCTGTTAACGCCAGCTGGATTGCAGTTCAG GAGCTGGAGAAGCTTGGCTTGGGAGATGGTGTGGATCTGTATGTATATGAAATCCCAGTTGAATACCAAACAGTACAAAGACTAATTCCTGCATTGTGGAAAAAACACAGTCCACAA ttgGTGGTTCATGTGGGTGTATCAGGTATGGCTACAACCGTAACACTGGAAAAATGTGGGCATAACGTAGGATACAAAGGCTTGGACAACTGCCGTTTCTGCCCAGGCTCTCAGTGTTGTGTAGAAGGTGGCCCAGAATGCATCGATTCAATTATTGACATGGATGCAGTTTGCAAGAGAGTCTCAACGTTGGGTCTTGATGTCACGGTTACTATATCCAAGGATGCTGGCAG ATATCTCTGTGATTTCACTTACTATACGTCCTTATACCAGAGCCATGGCAGGTCTGCGTTTGTTCACGTGCCTCCACTGGGAAAACCATATACTGCAGAACAGCTGGGTCGGGCACTACAGGCTATCATAGAAGAAATGCTTGATGTTTTGGAGCATTCTGAAGGCAAAATCAATTGTCGCCATGAACACTGA
- the PGPEP1 gene encoding pyroglutamyl-peptidase 1 isoform X1, protein MEPLRRPVVVTGFGPFGEHAVNASWIAVQELEKLGLGDGVDLYVYEIPVEYQTVQRLIPALWKKHSPQLVVHVGVSGMATTVTLEKCGHNVGYKGLDNCRFCPGSQCCVEGGPECIDSIIDMDAVCKRVSTLGLDVTVTISKDAGRYLCDFTYYTSLYQSHGRSAFVHVPPLGKPYTAEQLGRALQAIIEEMLDVLEHSEGKINCRHEH, encoded by the exons ATGGAGCCTCTGCGGCGGCCGGTGGTGGTGACGG GGTTTGGCCCATTTGGAGAACATGCTGTTAACGCCAGCTGGATTGCAGTTCAG GAGCTGGAGAAGCTTGGCTTGGGAGATGGTGTGGATCTGTATGTATATGAAATCCCAGTTGAATACCAAACAGTACAAAGACTAATTCCTGCATTGTGGAAAAAACACAGTCCACAA ttgGTGGTTCATGTGGGTGTATCAGGTATGGCTACAACCGTAACACTGGAAAAATGTGGGCATAACGTAGGATACAAAGGCTTGGACAACTGCCGTTTCTGCCCAGGCTCTCAGTGTTGTGTAGAAGGTGGCCCAGAATGCATCGATTCAATTATTGACATGGATGCAGTTTGCAAGAGAGTCTCAACGTTGGGTCTTGATGTCACGGTTACTATATCCAAGGATGCTGGCAG ATATCTCTGTGATTTCACTTACTATACGTCCTTATACCAGAGCCATGGCAGGTCTGCGTTTGTTCACGTGCCTCCACTGGGAAAACCATATACTGCAGAACAGCTGGGTCGGGCACTACAGGCTATCATAGAAGAAATGCTTGATGTTTTGGAGCATTCTGAAGGCAAAATCAATTGTCGCCATGAACACTGA
- the PGPEP1 gene encoding pyroglutamyl-peptidase 1 isoform X4 — protein sequence MATTVTLEKCGHNVGYKGLDNCRFCPGSQCCVEGGPECIDSIIDMDAVCKRVSTLGLDVTVTISKDAGRYLCDFTYYTSLYQSHGRSAFVHVPPLGKPYTAEQLGRALQAIIEEMLDVLEHSEGKINCRHEH from the exons ATGGCTACAACCGTAACACTGGAAAAATGTGGGCATAACGTAGGATACAAAGGCTTGGACAACTGCCGTTTCTGCCCAGGCTCTCAGTGTTGTGTAGAAGGTGGCCCAGAATGCATCGATTCAATTATTGACATGGATGCAGTTTGCAAGAGAGTCTCAACGTTGGGTCTTGATGTCACGGTTACTATATCCAAGGATGCTGGCAG ATATCTCTGTGATTTCACTTACTATACGTCCTTATACCAGAGCCATGGCAGGTCTGCGTTTGTTCACGTGCCTCCACTGGGAAAACCATATACTGCAGAACAGCTGGGTCGGGCACTACAGGCTATCATAGAAGAAATGCTTGATGTTTTGGAGCATTCTGAAGGCAAAATCAATTGTCGCCATGAACACTGA
- the PGPEP1 gene encoding pyroglutamyl-peptidase 1 isoform X3, which yields MIELEKLGLGDGVDLYVYEIPVEYQTVQRLIPALWKKHSPQLVVHVGVSGMATTVTLEKCGHNVGYKGLDNCRFCPGSQCCVEGGPECIDSIIDMDAVCKRVSTLGLDVTVTISKDAGRYLCDFTYYTSLYQSHGRSAFVHVPPLGKPYTAEQLGRALQAIIEEMLDVLEHSEGKINCRHEH from the exons ATGATT GAGCTGGAGAAGCTTGGCTTGGGAGATGGTGTGGATCTGTATGTATATGAAATCCCAGTTGAATACCAAACAGTACAAAGACTAATTCCTGCATTGTGGAAAAAACACAGTCCACAA ttgGTGGTTCATGTGGGTGTATCAGGTATGGCTACAACCGTAACACTGGAAAAATGTGGGCATAACGTAGGATACAAAGGCTTGGACAACTGCCGTTTCTGCCCAGGCTCTCAGTGTTGTGTAGAAGGTGGCCCAGAATGCATCGATTCAATTATTGACATGGATGCAGTTTGCAAGAGAGTCTCAACGTTGGGTCTTGATGTCACGGTTACTATATCCAAGGATGCTGGCAG ATATCTCTGTGATTTCACTTACTATACGTCCTTATACCAGAGCCATGGCAGGTCTGCGTTTGTTCACGTGCCTCCACTGGGAAAACCATATACTGCAGAACAGCTGGGTCGGGCACTACAGGCTATCATAGAAGAAATGCTTGATGTTTTGGAGCATTCTGAAGGCAAAATCAATTGTCGCCATGAACACTGA